A stretch of Clostridia bacterium DNA encodes these proteins:
- a CDS encoding S-layer homology domain-containing protein, which yields MKQNWKKISCIFFALCLVLFMLPTVALADDANTIKSTIEAYTGGIGSLSAEVSADGSTVTVTGNVTDATQKLTLEISADVRVIWKASISSTEEFTGYLVTVFGDGVLEVAQGGMISSTRSTSLFNRSTGGVLVSGGTVSSENFAIWNDSTGEVLVSDGIVENTGNGSAICNNSTGVVRISGDAIVKNKAKYSPTIMQNDVGVDTADRIIIEGGRVQNDDSSNAIYNASAGGIRISDGIVSSNGGYTLYNASTGNMSISGGRVEDIGIGVAIYNISTGLVSISGGTVSAISNFVVRNDSTGVIRVSGDAVVQNEGEATIIQYKPETDIAADRIIIEGGTVKNKGTKSTIYNNSAGGISISGGTVSAATGSAVSNYSTGVVRVSGNAIVENDSNLHATISQINSDEDTADCLVVNGGTVKNTGNNAAISNNSNGKIRVNGGKVISSSGVAIKNSFAGTIEISGGIVLAPGSSFASIIYVGSASFTESDITGTGMLIAVDRAAFTQKQSSATSTNLYLWKMGGEESPVSSAEWARQNDISGLLVTSFEPDVFVPLDKVTVALAPKATDFTAPDSLIYDGSAKAYTMPSDMEASIYYEGLDSTMYTSSTIAPTDAGRYKVTANVAENDVYSAADNLEIATMVIRPKTITQDMIAEIGPQSYTGQKIMPSVTVTDERLLVKDTDYSVSYSEQATVPSGGSVTVTGLGNYQGSVTKNFSVTPLELTITGATVESKVYDGTKTATVSSITLDGDVDNMLLGTDFVVTGEFDDENAGSNKRVSIDIALRNTEKAVNYILAGNYTLTNQTIAKGIAPIIPDEVVSHRNMMTGEKTLSIAALVPSDAGTVSFAKGTETDRNNIIGDWSVDLSGQVTYSLNGGMVGNTATIPIIVSTPNYQDFTLHVVVTLIDKVVPSVEVEDISATYGDPLLIQGSATVDNKPVTGTWSFVGDTSSLAIGPNLVMVAFVPTDVDTYADVSQLITVTLSKATPTGSPQYTQITTSDKTLSDAGLTTEGGSFSVPGTVAWVLNNTTRVEKNTAYLWQFTPIDTIHYNTLSGSIVVYPYSSGSSSSSSGRSSTTTPSPSVKGSRAISTVAAETGSDGMAKASVRQSQMSTAITAAQKAAVKMSEVPQVEIQVSGASDASTLETLLPRTSVQALVTGEIGSLTLSSSLANMTLDAQALVTIGDEASDDVAFRITRLESSSLSNEAKQVVGNRPVYDLSVTSGRKTIAQFDGAVKVFLPYALAEGEDENAIVAYYVNADGELELMRNCYYDFETEALVFTTSHFSTYAVGYNKIAFSDVSDLAWYSDAVTYLAARGVTSGTTEDTFSPDATLSRGQFITLLLRAYDIAPDDSSSDNFIDAGNTYYTGYLATAKRLTISSGVGDNQFAPEKAITREEMFTLLYNALTVMEQLPEGDSGSSLSDFTDRASISTYAQEAMEYLVKTGVVSGNKGYLSPKATTTRAQMVQVLYNLLSN from the coding sequence ATGAAACAAAACTGGAAAAAGATCAGTTGCATATTTTTCGCACTGTGTTTGGTGTTGTTCATGTTGCCTACGGTAGCATTAGCAGACGATGCCAACACCATAAAGAGTACTATTGAAGCGTACACGGGTGGGATAGGAAGCCTGTCGGCTGAGGTATCCGCAGATGGAAGCACCGTCACCGTCACGGGAAATGTGACGGATGCAACACAGAAACTTACTCTTGAAATTAGCGCAGACGTAAGGGTAATTTGGAAAGCATCCATCAGCTCGACGGAAGAGTTTACCGGATATTTGGTGACTGTCTTTGGAGACGGCGTTTTAGAAGTGGCGCAAGGCGGTATGATTTCATCCACCCGTAGCACCTCCCTATTCAACCGTTCCACCGGCGGAGTCCTGGTTTCTGGTGGTACCGTTTCATCTGAAAACTTCGCTATATGGAATGATTCCACTGGCGAAGTCCTGGTTTCTGACGGTATAGTGGAAAATACAGGTAATGGTAGTGCCATATGTAATAATTCTACTGGTGTCGTTAGGATATCGGGTGATGCCATCGTAAAAAACAAGGCAAAATATAGCCCTACAATAATGCAAAATGATGTTGGAGTAGACACAGCAGACCGTATTATTATTGAGGGTGGTAGGGTGCAAAATGATGATTCTAGCAATGCCATCTACAATGCATCCGCTGGTGGGATCCGAATATCTGACGGCATAGTTTCATCTAACGGCGGTTATACCCTATACAATGCATCCACTGGAAACATGTCTATATCCGGTGGTAGGGTTGAAGATATTGGCATTGGTGTTGCCATATACAATATTTCTACCGGCCTTGTTAGCATATCTGGAGGCACCGTCTCGGCCATAAGTAACTTTGTGGTACGTAACGATTCTACCGGTGTCATCAGGGTATCTGGTGATGCAGTCGTTCAAAATGAAGGTGAAGCCACAATAATACAATATAAGCCCGAAACGGACATTGCGGCAGACCGTATTATTATTGAAGGCGGTACAGTGAAAAATAAAGGCACTAAAAGTACCATCTACAACAATTCCGCCGGTGGGATTAGCATATCTGGTGGTACTGTTTCAGCTGCCACTGGTTCCGCTGTAAGCAACTACTCCACTGGTGTTGTTCGGGTGTCCGGAAATGCGATTGTCGAAAATGACTCGAATCTTCATGCTACGATTAGTCAGATAAATTCTGATGAGGATACAGCAGATTGCCTTGTCGTCAATGGTGGTACAGTGAAAAATACTGGCAATAACGCAGCAATATCGAACAATTCAAATGGCAAGATCAGAGTGAATGGGGGCAAGGTCATATCTTCTAGCGGAGTTGCTATAAAGAACAGTTTTGCTGGAACGATTGAGATATCAGGCGGTATTGTACTGGCGCCTGGTTCATCATTTGCAAGCATAATTTATGTGGGAAGCGCTAGCTTCACGGAAAGCGACATTACTGGGACAGGCATGTTGATTGCAGTGGACCGAGCGGCATTTACCCAGAAACAGAGCAGTGCTACGTCGACAAATCTCTATCTTTGGAAAATGGGCGGTGAGGAAAGTCCGGTCAGCAGTGCTGAATGGGCAAGGCAAAACGACATAAGTGGTTTGCTCGTTACCAGTTTTGAACCGGATGTTTTTGTTCCACTGGACAAGGTGACGGTAGCCCTTGCGCCAAAAGCGACAGATTTTACGGCACCAGATTCCTTGATTTACGACGGCTCAGCAAAAGCCTACACGATGCCATCCGATATGGAAGCAAGCATATATTATGAGGGCCTAGATTCAACAATGTATACAAGTTCTACTATTGCCCCTACTGATGCGGGTAGATACAAAGTTACCGCAAACGTGGCGGAAAATGATGTATATTCTGCGGCAGATAACCTTGAAATTGCGACGATGGTCATTAGGCCAAAAACAATAACACAAGATATGATTGCTGAGATTGGCCCTCAAAGTTATACCGGTCAGAAGATTATGCCGAGCGTAACAGTAACGGACGAAAGGCTGCTGGTGAAAGATACAGATTATTCAGTATCGTATAGTGAACAGGCGACCGTTCCTAGCGGTGGTAGTGTAACCGTAACTGGTCTAGGGAACTACCAGGGAAGCGTCACAAAAAACTTTAGCGTTACCCCCTTGGAACTGACGATTACTGGTGCAACCGTTGAATCAAAGGTCTATGATGGCACAAAGACAGCTACGGTTTCAAGCATCACCTTGGACGGTGATGTGGATAATATGCTACTCGGAACGGATTTTGTGGTGACAGGCGAGTTTGACGATGAAAATGCGGGAAGTAATAAACGCGTTTCGATAGACATAGCGCTTAGGAATACCGAAAAAGCGGTAAACTATATCCTTGCTGGCAACTATACGTTGACGAATCAGACCATTGCCAAAGGGATAGCGCCAATAATACCAGATGAAGTAGTTTCCCATAGAAATATGATGACCGGTGAAAAGACACTGTCCATAGCGGCCTTGGTTCCATCTGATGCGGGAACGGTATCTTTCGCAAAAGGTACCGAGACCGATAGAAACAACATTATTGGCGACTGGTCGGTAGATCTAAGTGGGCAAGTGACTTATTCGCTTAATGGAGGTATGGTTGGGAATACTGCTACTATACCAATCATTGTGTCTACACCAAATTACCAGGACTTTACGCTCCATGTGGTTGTTACTTTGATTGATAAAGTAGTACCGTCTGTTGAGGTTGAGGATATTTCTGCTACCTATGGAGACCCTTTGCTGATTCAAGGTTCTGCCACGGTGGATAATAAGCCGGTGACTGGGACTTGGAGTTTTGTGGGTGATACAAGCAGTCTGGCAATCGGACCGAATCTTGTTATGGTTGCATTTGTCCCCACCGACGTTGATACGTATGCCGATGTGAGCCAACTAATCACGGTAACGCTTAGCAAGGCTACACCGACTGGTAGCCCCCAATATACACAAATTACAACAAGTGATAAGACCCTATCCGATGCAGGGCTTACTACGGAAGGGGGAAGCTTTAGCGTGCCAGGAACGGTAGCCTGGGTATTAAACAATACGACTAGAGTTGAGAAAAATACTGCATATTTATGGCAGTTCACACCGATCGATACTATTCACTATAATACCCTAAGTGGCAGTATCGTAGTGTATCCGTACAGTTCTGGTAGCAGTTCTTCTAGTAGTGGCAGAAGTAGCACGACCACGCCATCTCCTAGTGTTAAGGGCTCGAGGGCTATAAGTACAGTAGCAGCAGAAACTGGTTCAGATGGTATGGCGAAGGCTTCGGTTAGACAGTCCCAAATGAGTACGGCTATTACAGCGGCGCAAAAAGCTGCTGTAAAAATGAGTGAAGTTCCCCAGGTGGAGATTCAAGTATCTGGCGCTTCTGATGCAAGCACATTGGAAACCCTCTTGCCAAGAACTAGCGTTCAAGCCTTGGTCACAGGCGAAATAGGGTCTTTGACGCTATCAAGTTCTCTTGCAAACATGACCTTGGATGCCCAGGCTCTCGTTACGATTGGTGATGAAGCTTCTGACGACGTGGCCTTTCGCATTACGCGCCTAGAAAGTAGCAGTCTTTCCAATGAGGCTAAGCAAGTTGTGGGCAACCGCCCGGTGTATGATCTTAGCGTCACTAGTGGTAGAAAAACCATAGCTCAATTTGATGGTGCGGTGAAGGTGTTCTTGCCTTACGCTCTGGCTGAGGGTGAAGATGAAAATGCGATTGTAGCCTACTATGTCAATGCGGATGGTGAGTTGGAATTGATGCGAAACTGCTATTACGATTTTGAAACAGAAGCCCTTGTATTTACCACTAGTCATTTTTCAACCTATGCCGTGGGCTACAACAAGATTGCATTTAGCGATGTGTCTGATCTAGCGTGGTATTCTGATGCAGTTACATATCTTGCCGCACGGGGAGTTACTTCTGGCACGACAGAAGACACGTTCAGTCCTGACGCGACCCTAAGTAGAGGACAGTTCATCACCCTGCTTTTACGGGCTTATGATATTGCTCCAGACGATTCTTCCTCCGATAACTTCATAGACGCGGGGAATACTTATTACACGGGTTATCTGGCAACAGCAAAACGACTGACGATTTCTAGTGGTGTGGGCGACAATCAATTTGCACCAGAAAAAGCCATTACTCGCGAGGAGATGTTCACGCTACTATATAATGCTCTGACGGTTATGGAGCAACTGCCTGAGGGAGATTCTGGTTCAAGTCTCTCTGACTTCACAGACAGGGCAAGCATCTCTACCTATGCGCAGGAGGCTATGGAGTATCTGGTGAAAACCGGTGTGGTCAGTGGCAATAAGGGCTACCTTAGCCCGAAGGCAACGACTACTCGTGCACAGATGGTGCAAGTACTCTACAATCTTTTGTCTAACTAG
- a CDS encoding rhodanese-like domain-containing protein has product MKKSFLIVLTIVALLFLVVGCAQTAEPEPDAEEMMEEPAEEMMEEPAEEMMEEPAEEMMDKTVGMMTDAGYLDVTPEEAKMLIDTMPDLMIIDVSPKYDEGHLPGAINYYVGDGSLDDAIPDLDMSKPYLVYCHVDSASISGSVKLVDAGFTPVYRLIGNYAAWVDAGYPTEK; this is encoded by the coding sequence ATGAAAAAGAGTTTTCTGATTGTCCTGACTATAGTGGCATTACTTTTCCTAGTTGTAGGGTGTGCCCAAACTGCTGAACCAGAACCTGATGCTGAAGAAATGATGGAAGAACCGGCTGAAGAGATGATGGAGGAGCCAGCAGAAGAAATGATGGAAGAACCAGCAGAAGAAATGATGGATAAAACCGTAGGTATGATGACGGATGCTGGCTATCTAGATGTAACACCGGAAGAAGCAAAAATGTTGATAGACACCATGCCAGATTTAATGATTATTGACGTTTCTCCGAAGTATGACGAAGGTCACCTTCCTGGAGCCATCAACTATTACGTTGGAGACGGTTCATTAGACGATGCAATACCTGATTTGGATATGAGTAAACCGTATCTAGTGTATTGTCACGTTGACAGCGCTTCCATTTCTGGATCAGTAAAATTAGTTGATGCAGGATTTACCCCAGTGTATAGACTTATTGGTAATTACGCTGCTTGGGTAGACGCAGGATATCCCACTGAAAAGTAA
- a CDS encoding response regulator transcription factor, giving the protein MKKARLLLIEDETEVLEINKEYFEGKGYEIICAPTLSKARFFLEEHAPDLILLDVMMPDGSGFDFCRELRQKTKIPIIFLTCRNENENVVKGLLQGGDDYVTKPYDLNVLSARVAAQLRRNGFMSAGIIELPPLTIDFLAGEAVLDGKSIPLTMKELQLLGYFALFAGQRLSVDEIYRRAWGTPSPGAVGTVKTHVANLRRKLKLDDGGWFELSSAGKNEYIFSKVQY; this is encoded by the coding sequence ATGAAAAAAGCAAGGTTATTGCTGATTGAGGATGAAACCGAGGTATTGGAAATCAATAAGGAATATTTTGAGGGAAAGGGCTATGAAATAATCTGTGCTCCCACGCTTTCCAAAGCACGCTTTTTTCTAGAAGAGCACGCCCCTGATCTAATTCTTTTGGACGTAATGATGCCAGATGGCTCAGGCTTCGACTTCTGTCGTGAGCTACGCCAAAAAACAAAAATTCCCATTATCTTCCTGACCTGCAGGAATGAAAATGAGAATGTGGTAAAGGGACTTTTGCAGGGCGGGGACGATTATGTTACCAAACCCTATGATTTAAATGTTTTAAGCGCACGCGTTGCGGCGCAACTACGCCGCAATGGCTTTATGTCTGCGGGCATCATTGAGCTTCCCCCCTTGACCATTGATTTTTTGGCAGGAGAAGCTGTGCTGGACGGCAAGAGTATTCCTCTAACCATGAAGGAATTACAACTTCTCGGCTACTTTGCCCTATTTGCAGGACAGCGGCTGAGTGTGGATGAAATTTACCGGCGTGCCTGGGGCACGCCTTCCCCTGGTGCTGTGGGAACCGTCAAGACCCACGTGGCAAATCTACGCAGAAAGCTTAAATTAGATGACGGTGGCTGGTTTGAACTTTCTAGTGCAGGAAAAAACGAGTATATTTTTAGCAAGGTTCAGTATTAG
- a CDS encoding ISLre2 family transposase: MNDIIQEIAEIITMEFGNQIDLLTAGGHDISSSIIGFGEALDKVGGILVGKAMEALNQALVDSEERKRYWVVKNKADNKTLCTKFGQAKHARTCFQNKITGECCYLADEMAGLAPHDRMDTSLKAKLVEEAIDISYGKSGDSVAESLQFSPQTVMNTIRELGEVENDEVELSSKLPEKKKLQTLYIEADEDHVALQNGRVVEPKIVYVHEGYRQPGKDRRELINARYFGGVYPKSEDLWLEVADYLEQVYDLDAVEHIYLSGDGASWIKSGIQWIPGSEFVLDGYHLKKYVMVATGHMPFMRRFMWEYINEGDLDNLRFLFEAILHGTEEKSKRKAVYTARDYILRHWEAILKRQREDYYGCSAESHVSHIYSARMSSRPLGWSVEGADQMARLRVFSKNGGNVYDLMMDRKRQVQVEERIERLDKRIQLKRTSSSYYMNVGNLTVLGIGKRTSLFKALSAVRAI; this comes from the coding sequence ATGAACGACATTATACAGGAAATCGCAGAAATTATCACTATGGAATTCGGAAATCAGATAGACCTTTTGACTGCTGGAGGACATGATATCTCAAGTAGCATCATTGGCTTTGGTGAAGCACTCGATAAAGTGGGTGGCATACTTGTGGGTAAGGCTATGGAGGCACTGAACCAGGCTCTGGTGGATAGTGAGGAACGGAAAAGGTATTGGGTAGTTAAGAACAAGGCGGACAATAAGACCCTTTGTACCAAGTTCGGGCAAGCGAAGCATGCCAGAACTTGTTTTCAGAACAAGATTACTGGTGAGTGCTGCTATTTGGCTGATGAGATGGCGGGACTTGCACCGCATGACCGTATGGACACCTCCTTGAAGGCAAAGCTAGTGGAGGAAGCGATTGATATTTCATATGGTAAGAGCGGCGATTCAGTTGCTGAATCCCTGCAGTTCAGCCCGCAGACGGTGATGAACACCATACGGGAACTTGGGGAAGTAGAAAATGATGAGGTTGAGTTATCTTCCAAATTGCCTGAAAAAAAGAAGCTTCAAACACTGTACATCGAAGCGGATGAAGACCATGTAGCATTGCAGAACGGACGAGTTGTAGAGCCTAAAATCGTCTATGTTCACGAAGGGTACAGACAACCAGGCAAGGATCGCAGAGAACTGATTAACGCTCGTTATTTTGGCGGCGTATACCCTAAGAGCGAGGACTTGTGGCTGGAGGTAGCAGACTACCTGGAACAGGTCTACGACTTAGACGCGGTCGAGCACATCTATCTTTCTGGAGATGGTGCATCCTGGATAAAGAGCGGTATTCAGTGGATTCCGGGAAGTGAATTCGTTCTGGACGGATACCACTTAAAGAAGTATGTGATGGTCGCCACAGGCCATATGCCATTCATGAGACGATTCATGTGGGAGTATATTAACGAGGGAGACCTAGATAACCTGAGATTCCTGTTTGAAGCTATTCTGCATGGTACAGAGGAAAAGAGCAAGCGCAAAGCCGTCTATACTGCTAGAGACTATATCCTCAGACACTGGGAAGCAATATTGAAAAGACAGCGTGAGGATTATTACGGTTGTAGTGCTGAATCTCATGTTAGCCATATTTATTCCGCCAGGATGAGTTCAAGACCACTTGGTTGGAGTGTTGAGGGTGCTGACCAAATGGCGCGTTTGCGAGTGTTCAGCAAAAACGGTGGCAACGTATACGATCTGATGATGGACAGAAAACGACAGGTTCAAGTTGAGGAGAGAATAGAGCGATTGGACAAGCGCATCCAACTCAAGAGAACTAGTTCTAGCTACTACATGAACGTCGGAAATCTAACGGTATTGGGGATTGGAAAGCGCACCAGTCTTTTCAAGGCATTGAGTGCAGTACGAGCCATTTAG
- the cobT gene encoding nicotinate-nucleotide--dimethylbenzimidazole phosphoribosyltransferase, which yields MELLTNTLEKIQDLDRDAMDQARKRMDNLIKPMRSLGRLEDLAIQISGITGKLHAELDDKAIIVMAASNGICEEGVAAAPSDVTLLMTNFIGSGVSGVRAISKTAGIDVITVDIGVDGDVSEKSVLCKKVKSGTDNMAKGPAMSREEAVRAIEIGIEIATEEIQKGRKILGTGEMGIGNTSTSTAILSVLSGKAVEEIVGVGANLPEAQVSKKAAAIRRAIEVNNPNPEDIIDVLAKVGGLDIAGMAGVMIAGAANRVPVVVDGYISTIAALVAERLDERVKHYLIASHASCEKGAKTASDLLGLDPMLNMEMRLGEGSGAALAFPIIEAASQLSRQMLTFEETGIMAV from the coding sequence ATGGAACTACTAACGAATACACTTGAAAAAATTCAAGATTTGGATCGTGATGCTATGGATCAGGCTAGAAAGCGCATGGATAATCTGATTAAGCCTATGCGTAGTTTGGGTAGACTAGAAGATTTGGCAATCCAGATTTCTGGTATTACGGGAAAATTGCATGCTGAGTTAGATGATAAGGCGATTATTGTTATGGCGGCCAGTAATGGTATCTGTGAAGAAGGAGTAGCGGCGGCCCCTTCAGATGTAACCCTCCTGATGACGAATTTCATTGGTTCTGGCGTGAGTGGGGTGCGTGCAATATCAAAGACGGCTGGTATAGATGTAATTACCGTGGATATTGGTGTGGACGGTGATGTGAGTGAAAAAAGTGTATTGTGTAAAAAAGTGAAATCAGGTACAGATAATATGGCCAAAGGTCCGGCGATGAGTCGTGAAGAAGCTGTGAGAGCAATAGAAATCGGTATTGAAATTGCTACAGAAGAAATTCAAAAGGGTCGAAAAATCTTGGGAACTGGTGAGATGGGTATAGGAAATACGAGTACGAGTACAGCTATTTTATCCGTACTGAGTGGTAAGGCAGTAGAAGAGATAGTTGGTGTAGGCGCAAACTTGCCTGAAGCTCAGGTAAGTAAAAAAGCCGCAGCGATTCGTAGAGCCATTGAAGTAAATAACCCCAATCCAGAGGATATCATTGATGTATTGGCCAAGGTTGGTGGCCTAGATATTGCTGGCATGGCAGGGGTAATGATTGCCGGAGCTGCAAATAGAGTGCCTGTGGTTGTGGATGGTTATATTTCTACGATTGCTGCTTTGGTTGCTGAAAGACTTGATGAACGGGTAAAACATTATCTTATTGCTTCTCATGCGTCTTGTGAAAAGGGTGCTAAAACAGCTTCTGATCTGTTGGGATTAGATCCTATGTTGAATATGGAAATGCGCCTAGGTGAGGGCAGTGGAGCAGCGTTGGCCTTCCCAATCATTGAAGCGGCATCTCAATTGAGTAGACAGATGCTGACCTTTGAGGAAACTGGAATTATGGCAGTATAA
- a CDS encoding molybdenum cofactor biosynthesis protein MoaE, which translates to MADKQSSRAIPSIDAWLKEAKEDPKALENGMYLVHNGVVRRTPKVKVRQGIDNGSEVTGMEFSFDEQKVNEAIEEAYKLEGIFHIRVWLNEGYLSVGDDIMYVLVGGDIRPHVIDALQFLVGKIKTECVTEIEKN; encoded by the coding sequence ATGGCAGATAAACAATCTTCAAGAGCAATACCTTCTATCGATGCATGGCTAAAAGAGGCAAAAGAAGATCCCAAGGCATTGGAAAATGGAATGTACTTAGTTCACAATGGCGTAGTAAGAAGAACTCCGAAGGTCAAAGTGCGTCAGGGAATAGACAATGGTTCTGAAGTTACTGGTATGGAGTTTTCATTTGATGAGCAGAAAGTGAATGAGGCTATTGAAGAGGCCTACAAACTGGAAGGAATATTCCATATCAGGGTATGGTTAAACGAGGGCTACTTGTCGGTAGGAGACGACATCATGTACGTGTTAGTTGGAGGAGATATTAGGCCTCATGTTATTGATGCTCTACAGTTTTTAGTTGGGAAAATAAAGACCGAATGTGTAACTGAAATTGAAAAGAATTAA
- a CDS encoding sensor histidine kinase, whose product MVLMLFVRLPGMIDKEPENITVQEVDGVFSLKNITDWDATVMLPPSHIYYPNTLLTPEEVEFAVPISTTQLETLQADFLSQRFIVALPENNDVYSLTFSLSGRHAMRVYVNGELVGQSGQPGTTKQDTEVWENNLTCYASPINGEMDIILQSAQFYHYRSGAQLASLSLQNTAAAPNSGLSDKTHGFFVMGAFLCAAAILLCIYLLLSHTKATLYFVLACLTMALRECIQSQAWTYFSVLPGNISFMLEYLSVVLLTIFLSLYLGQYATGRFLHTIQYTAIIGSLMYGLCVLFGDSVLYTSILIYYQILLVLCIVPGISALFWSMRYPSKEQSAALYGMAVFYLAAIGDILLYNNIFGYQHPKTPISEDAMMIFVLAQTVSLFLMNNSLLAESKATEQKLAEEKNALESLNRLKTEFLGNISHELKTPLTVMSGYAQTTNQLVDRPGEVDGSEISRRMKLITSEAERLSLMVGHILDVTRMEEGRMVMEKRSCHIDEIIHGAVEIHYPMLNKNQNRLKIQIEQGLADIWADPARISQVIVNLISNAVRFTSDGIITISAKQKEGKICICVSDTGIGIAPEQQASLFERYGGKQKSGSGQDTGTGLGLYICKHIVEEHGGTIWIESEEGKGTSVFFTLPLATNTEPC is encoded by the coding sequence ATGGTTCTCATGCTTTTTGTCCGGCTTCCGGGTATGATAGATAAGGAACCTGAAAATATTACTGTCCAAGAGGTAGATGGTGTTTTTAGTCTGAAAAACATTACAGATTGGGACGCAACCGTCATGCTACCACCTAGCCATATCTACTATCCTAACACCCTGCTGACACCGGAGGAGGTTGAGTTTGCGGTGCCGATCAGCACGACACAACTTGAGACGCTGCAAGCCGATTTTTTATCCCAACGTTTCATAGTAGCCTTGCCAGAAAATAACGATGTCTATTCTTTGACCTTTTCCTTGTCAGGCCGCCACGCCATGCGAGTCTATGTAAATGGTGAACTGGTTGGTCAGTCAGGGCAGCCTGGGACTACCAAGCAGGATACGGAGGTGTGGGAGAACAACTTGACCTGCTATGCCTCACCGATAAACGGGGAAATGGATATCATTTTACAGTCAGCCCAGTTTTACCACTATCGCAGTGGTGCGCAACTGGCTAGCTTGAGTCTTCAAAATACGGCTGCTGCGCCAAACAGCGGCCTAAGTGATAAAACCCATGGATTTTTTGTTATGGGTGCATTTTTGTGCGCAGCGGCAATACTACTGTGCATCTATCTCCTCCTGTCGCATACGAAAGCGACCTTATACTTTGTACTAGCCTGTCTTACCATGGCCTTGCGTGAGTGCATCCAAAGCCAGGCGTGGACATACTTTTCTGTTCTACCCGGAAATATATCATTTATGCTTGAATATTTAAGTGTCGTCTTACTTACGATTTTCCTATCTCTATATCTTGGCCAGTATGCTACTGGCAGATTTTTACATACGATTCAGTATACGGCAATTATCGGCTCTTTGATGTATGGCCTATGCGTCTTGTTTGGTGACTCAGTCTTGTATACTTCCATCCTGATATATTACCAAATCTTGTTGGTGCTTTGTATTGTTCCCGGGATATCCGCCCTATTTTGGTCGATGCGTTATCCTAGCAAAGAACAGTCGGCTGCCTTGTATGGCATGGCCGTATTTTATCTGGCTGCTATAGGTGATATCTTGTTGTACAACAATATATTTGGCTACCAACATCCCAAAACACCAATTTCTGAAGACGCCATGATGATTTTCGTGCTTGCTCAGACGGTGTCACTATTCCTGATGAATAACAGTCTACTTGCTGAATCAAAGGCAACGGAGCAAAAACTGGCAGAAGAAAAGAATGCGCTGGAAAGTCTCAATCGTCTGAAAACTGAATTTTTAGGTAATATTTCTCATGAGCTCAAAACACCTCTTACCGTGATGTCTGGTTACGCACAGACTACGAACCAACTGGTTGATCGTCCCGGGGAGGTGGATGGCAGTGAAATCTCTCGGAGGATGAAGCTAATTACCTCTGAAGCAGAGCGCCTTTCCCTGATGGTGGGCCATATTCTTGATGTGACGCGGATGGAAGAAGGACGCATGGTGATGGAAAAGCGCTCTTGCCACATCGATGAAATCATCCACGGGGCTGTCGAAATTCACTATCCTATGCTCAATAAAAATCAAAACCGATTGAAAATTCAGATTGAACAGGGATTGGCAGATATTTGGGCTGATCCTGCCCGCATCTCGCAGGTAATTGTGAACTTGATTTCCAATGCGGTACGTTTTACCTCAGACGGGATCATTACCATTTCTGCGAAGCAGAAGGAGGGTAAGATTTGTATCTGTGTTTCAGATACAGGGATTGGTATTGCACCGGAGCAGCAGGCGAGCCTGTTCGAGCGCTATGGAGGAAAACAAAAATCCGGTAGCGGTCAGGATACCGGCACCGGACTGGGATTATATATTTGCAAGCATATCGTGGAAGAGCATGGTGGAACCATCTGGATTGAAAGCGAAGAAGGTAAGGGGACCTCTGTCTTTTTCACCTTGCCCCTTGCTACTAATACTGAACCTTGCTAA